In Esox lucius isolate fEsoLuc1 chromosome 3, fEsoLuc1.pri, whole genome shotgun sequence, the sequence tcaactcttgttcaaagtgtataaggtataagctatatgctctgaatctcacaatacaacatgtggattatcacattgtttcactacaatttgatgaactcccaaaACAAACGcagatcaaggattttttggacatACATCTACATCTATtgtgagttctgttctattataaataactaactaGCGTTAAGttttgttaggttactgagtaagaacgtaatgaattttgtattaaacaatgaatgtttgcaatattatattaacattcgAATTCTTTAGTCCTACTTATTAACCTAAACAAAGACAGTTAGCAAAATCTCTCTAAGAACTGTAGCTCACCAGGTAACTCACAGGTACATggttctctgtcacacacaggagtggagccaaAAAGAGGCTGATGTCCGCCAAAACCCCACTCATATAAGCTATGGCCCGAGGAACCATAGACACACCCCTGCTGTCCAACAAGCCCCCCAAATTTGTCACCTCGCCGTGGAACGTCCCATCCGGACAAACAGCCCCACCTAACTGTAAGACCCAGCCCTCTTAATGAGAATTGCATGAACATGAACACCTGAGAACAGCACTTAAAGGAATGCACTTTACAGGAAAACAGGGTCGCCCCAATATGTCCACTATGCCTGCCATAGAAAGTGCAAGatacatagaaaatatatttggtcCATCAGTGTCTTAAATCATGTCCATTCAGTCTCCCAGCATCAAACTGGTGCAATAACCCCACTCTATGGCCAGAGGAGTCCTACCTGGACATCTATTCCTACCTTATTGAGTCTGCAGGTAAGCAAATTACCAGTgaagtagttttttttgttcctGCTCTACAAATAGTGTGCAAACTAGCAATAGCAACATGCTCTGAAAACTGACCTAGCCATATACTTTGCCCAGCCGGTGTTTAACACTGCAGCTAATACGTTGAGTAGGTGACAGTGACAGTAGTACAGCATTACAATGAAAGTAATAGGCACAAAACAGAATGGCAAGAGGGACAAtcaattgtttagattttatttttagaaaaatgTTTAGGTCAGCAgagatacttttttatttttttattactgagGTCCTGATCTCGGTGGCCTCAGCTGGCAATTTCCTTGAATTTATTGCTGTTGGTTTGTAATATACCATAATGGTCATGCATAAAGGATATTTAGTAAATATTTCCTCACTGTTTAGTAATTGTACCACATGTGCACATGGATTTATAAGGTATAGGAGTAACTCAGAGATGAATACATTAGTTTATCCTCTGTTCTCAACCTATTctcaagaggaagatgtgatgcTGGAAGATGAGCAAGTAAGTTAAATGTGCTGTCTGAAAAAAGATAAAATACAATCTTTAGTTAAAGTACAGTAGATGTTTACTTCAACAGGAATAAACATGAACAATCACTTATTGAATGAATGTAGTAAATGTTAATACATTATAACTAATACATTTACTAACATTTACACTTACACGTAACTGCGCTAGTTAATATTAacacagtctcctgaacatttccaataatacattcactgtggcgtatagattttttttctgcctgtctgagtccatatgtatttcatatccattgaggtAGATTGTAGCCAATGatatgggcggagtaaaatgccagcaaaaATTGCAAACACACAGTGCCACTTGATTTTCCAGCTTATTTTGAATCTatacactctcctgaacatttcctacaaaatattcactgcggcatatagaatcgttttttttctgtttaggggattatgtatttaatatacagtcatttgcattgtggccaatgatATGGgaggagtaaaatgccagcaattGCAATTACATAGCCCCATGACATTTTCTACAaaacattcaccgcggcgtatagagtagtttttttctgtttgatgCAATATGTatcccatgtacagtatattttaatgtGTTGCAGTGGGGGAGGAGGTAGAAAGTATAGTTTTGCTGGATTTAGTGCAAAGAGTCTACATATAactaatgagcacaagcaaattaaTAAGAATTACATCATAAAGGATTCATCAATTCATTCTTAAAATATGAAACTTTTAAAACAATAGTTCACTGCATCGCaatttctcagtgtgctccacTTTAGAATATAATTCATTTAACATGAAGTAATATTTAAACAGCATTTTTCTTTATAGttttttaatatgtaaatataccTTTTATTATCTCTATCTTTACAACATACACTAAGCTAAGCGGCAACAAAGattaatgtaatattattaatatcacGTTCTTCCGCCGACCTTTATTTTGATGGCACCATCCGAAAACCGAAAGTCTTATGTTTATATGGAATCTTTattgttgccagcatgacgctaatggTACAGCTGCTAAAATTATCGTCACGTAATCAGCACTACCCGGAAGATAAACAGTCAGTTAACTTTGAACTCTAACCCCGCTCCCCGAGTACGTGGAGACAAGAAATCATTAGCGCCacgctggcaacattagagattcggtagcaacaataagacttccgatTTTCGGATTTTTGCCTTCAGAATAAAGGTCGGCGGTGAAACGCGATATTAATCATATTAAATTATCTATTTTGCCGCTTTGCTTAATGTATATTGCAAAGATATAGATGATAAAAGGAATGTCTgcatattgaaaaatataaactaaAGAAAAATGCTGTTTAAATATTACTTGACATAGGGTGAATAATATTCTAAGGTGAAGCACATTGAGAAATCGAGATGGAGCAAACTAttgttgtaaacatttcatattgtaagaATAAACTGATGAATCATTTATGATATAATtcttgactcatacagaaaaaactattctatacactgcagtgaatgtattttacGAAATGTTCTGGAGAGtatatagagtgattatatgctgGAAAATCAgggggcactatgtatttgcaattgttgctatacagtctcctgaacatttcctacaatacatgaACGTGTTTTGATACCCACTTTTTAaagaaattactcttaaatatgaagTATTAATTGAAGTattaattgttgtcaatgttctgagaggtacattttcttaatacTTTCATGTTAGTTTTAAAGTAATTCGTTGacctcttttattttgaaactttCCTAATTTTTGTGACCCTgaagtgttttttaatgttgctcacaagacgctgatttGCTAGGTTGCATTTTACTGGTCaacattcataattttttactaCATTAGCAAAAATTGTACAATACACTGGAAATGagaactagctagctagttggcaagctttattattattatttctgacCACTGACGGTTTTTGTGCTTGTTGTGTTTGACATTTAGCTAGTTTAGCAAACTCTGCGGTGAGCCAGACAAATAAGGTGCTGTAACGTTAACTAGTACTGAAGTTAACCTCCCATGGCTCCAATGGGAATCCGTCTATCGCCACTTGGAGTGGCCGTGTTTTGTTTATTGGGAATTGGCGTCATATATCACCTCTATGCCGGAGTGATATCAAGCAGGATAGCTGCCTTCACGCAAAAAAAAACCGTAAGCCTCCGGGACCTGCTCGCATTGTCAGTGGAGGCTGCAGTCCAAGGCGGTCAGGAAGTAAAGAGGGTGCGTGAAGACAACAAGCTGGAAGAGAAGACCAAGGGGAAAACGAAGGAAGGAGCGAGCGAAAAGCTTACTCAGGGGGACTTAAATTCGCACAGAAAGATGTATTATCTAATAAAGAACACCTACCCATATTTACAGGTAAGGACGAATATTTATTTACTCCCTCACGTCTTTGCCAACATTCATATATTAGTCAATATAAACATCAGTAGCTGGTGCCCAGTTAACTAGGTATTCTAGAATTCCACGGTTCAGTTTCACTAACTATGGAAAGTCAGCAAGCAAACATTTGGATATTATACTACGCAAATTTACCAATATCAAGTAAAGTCGCACCCTTCTTTGGTCCTGCTGTATTGTATATTTACCACAGTATTTCATTAACTACTAACATAGTTGTATAAAAGGTTTGGATGAGAATAGCCCTAATTGTTGTGATATTTTATCATGTTGAACTGTATGTTCCTTACAGGTCAATTCTGAAGAGCATGATGAGACAAACAATGAACAGGGTGTGTGGAACCGAGAAATCCCAGCTGAAATCCTGAGGAGGGTAGAGGGGAGCCGAGAGGTGCCTGCAGACAGCATCACAGTCTGGATAGACCCACTGGACGCCACACAGGAGTACACCGGTatggtatttatttttattgtactgttatTTAACCAGTCAAGTTTTACAGCCACGACCTTGCATGGAGGAAGATAAATTAGGGTTAACAGACTTGCTCAGGGACAAAACTACATAGCTTTCACGTTGCAGGGATGGGGATGAGAGCTAGTGGCCTTTTAGCCACTAGTCAGATGTTCTAAACTCTAGGCAACatcaaaataattaacattttaaatgaaagtaTTTTGTTAGCATAGGCTTCACATTATAGCAGATGATTTTGCTTGTGTAGCGCAGTTAGGGTTCAAGCTGCTAAATAATGCAGCAATTGATACTAAATACAAACCTTAAGCAAGAAGTTGTATTATGTCAGAATTTGCAGTCAAATCCCTTCTGACCTAAACCTGATTACCTGTGACTTGCTCATTGAGTGTGTATTAAGAAACGAAGCTTGGGAGGTTACTTATATTTAGGTACTGCATAGCCATCTTAGTGGTGTCCTGTTTCTGAAGTTGCACCCTGACTCATCACTCTCGTATTCTTTGACAGAGAACCTGCTGAAATATGTGACGACCATGGTGTGCGTGGCTGTCAATGGAAAACCGGTGATAGGCGTGATCCACAAACCTTTCACTGGAATCACAGGTGTTTGTTCTTCTCCAGGGATTGTActaacagtgtttgtgtgtgtgactgcacCTCAATGGTATAACAATTAGTGGAGGAAATGTCTACTCCTTTGGAGAGGTGTGGGTGAGCCATAATTGAGTCACAGGACCGAGCAACACTGTTGCACTGTATTATGATGGTAAGCGTTCAGCTAAGTAAACTATGAGCCAGGGACAACCTGTCTGTTGGTGTAGACATCAGGGGCCAAGTCACTGCTTTGAGAAATCCCCCCGCAGCAGCGGAGCTCAATAGAATGTGGCTTTGTTGGTGAATGCCTGCATTGTGCCATAGAGCCCAGCTGCCACCATTGTGGTCCTATTTCgcaaaaactatttatttatatagtctTTTTACAGACTTCAGAGTCACATGTCTTGTTTAGTGACTTGTTCAATTTTGTCGTTCATTCAAACAGCTGGCACCAACATAATCACTGTGAGGATTCGCATGAGTGTTTGCGGAAATTTGCTTAGAAAAACAGATTAAGCCAGGCAgtattatgaatacatttttataactgataatttgATGCTgggtaaaataatgaatgtagtTTGTTGATTGGGCTGATAAAGATTTATAGAATCAAAACCTATACCAAGCTTTCACTTAAGTTAAAAACAATTCACTTGATGActtgttttatttgattgtttgaaagaatgttattttcatttgtatGGCTGGCGACACACTGCTACAATATCACTGGCTAGATTCATATGTGGTCCTGCAGCTCAGCGTTTATTGACCATTAGCTTTGTCTCACATGCGCAGAGAACAAAAGATCAGTTTTTAGGAAGCCGTTGAGAAAAAAGCAACTTTATGACTGATAATTGGACGCAGGATGCAGGTTATTGAAGATGattgacacatttttgttgaacCTACACACCAATCCCCTGCTTAAGTTAAAAATACTTGCGAACAATTGAGCCATTTGTTCAGTTTAATCATACTTTCGGCGGTAGCAGATCTGACATACTGTATTGAcacaaattaacaaaattacttgaaagatttatttttactgaaGTACTCAAAAAGATCTTCATAATAACTTCAGTTATTTCAGTTAATCTTCATTACCCCAGCCTAAATAACCTCAAGGACCTATcctttacattaacatttacacattttagcTAATGCTGTTATCTAGAGTAACTCCCTCACAGAAGGGGATCATTCATGACTTAAGGCATTGCAGACAACTTGGCCTATAACCATATAACCACTATTTTGATGCTTTTAACCCTACAGCCCTCAAATTCAAATCCGGACCTCACTATTCCCTTAACTACGAACTGATTTAAACCTGGCACACCCGGTGTGTATCATTCATTATCTGGTGGGACTGATAACCAGCATTAATCTGGCAAGACCTACAGTAGGATTACACCTGGATATACCTGCtctacactttttttttgtttgagctATTTAACATGTTACTTTTCTACCCACAGCATGGGCCCTTGTCGGCGAGGCATCTAACATGAAGCCTCACGCCACCTACAACATGAACTCCCCCAAGGTCATTGTATCACGCTCGCATGCCGGGAAAGTGAAGGGTTTCGTCGAGGAGGCTTTTGGCAACAGTACCATCATTCTGCCCGCAGGGGGCGCAGGTATTGCATTGTGGggcacatttacatttcagtcactaTGCAAGTGGTCTTATCCAGAACAACAAACAGAGGGAATTAGGGTTAATTGACTTGCTTAaggacaaaattattattttcaccTTTTccagctcagggattcaatctagcaaaaacatttgattactGGTCTAACCAGTAGGCTGTCTGCTTAATCTGATTTTGGTATGGCAATGGGTGATCAGTGAGGCATTAATGCAACTTACTGTGAAATTGACTGTCATTTCGTTTTGAGAAGCGTATGTATTTCTGAGGGCTTCTGTGAAGTGTTTCATGATTGAGCGTTGGTATGACACTCCTTCAGGTATGTATACAGCTCAATCATACAATCCTACTGTACTTCATATTTTTCACTGTCCCCAGGCTACAAAGTGCTGGCTCTGCTAGACCCGATTGATGAGGAAACCGAGAAGGCCGACATGTACATCCACGTCACCTTCATTAAGAAGTGGGACATCTGCGCCGGCAACGCCATGCTCTCAGCTCTTGGAGGTCACATGACCACGCTAAAGGGTGAGCAGATAGACTATTCCGGGGACTTTGGCAACAAGGGTGGCTTGCTGGCCAGCATCAAGTTGGATCACCAAGCCCTTGTTGCCAAACTGCCGGCATGGGACTCTGCTGATAAACACTGAAAGATAGAGAGACTCCCATTGTACACAAACAACAGCAAAGATATTCACACACACTAACTCCCGTATGTGCACATATACTCACAAAGACAAATGGCTGAGTTGACAACAGGCCTTGAAGACTAGAATCAACACAGACAAGAGAACCGCACAGTCTGGGATGAGAAAATATTACAGTGTATTAACAGAGCCCATCAGTCTCTCCTTCATACTCCTTATACCATTTctgaataatatttgtattaaaaaGTTACTTAGAAGAGTTAAAGGTGCCACATATGGGATTTTCTTTCTTCTCAATTTGTTTCATGCCAGCGTTGTGATTTAGTGGTTGCTAAGAATCTGTAGTGTAGTATTTTTATGTGAGACAAGCTGCACTACATATTTTAGGCAATCATTTTGCCATAATGTACCATCTaaagtttttatatttattaggcattttatgcttttttggaCAAGACAGTGGTGAACGATATGTGAGAGTTTTTGCTCATCAGTAgatgggatttgaacccacactgcagcagtacatgtttACCGGAAGCAGTGTCTTAGACTGATGGATCATCCTAGGTCAGTAGTTACTTGATTGCTGTGAATATATTAACTCCCTTTTGGTCGAAAGATCTGTTTGAAATTTGTCCCCTAGGTGTTGTACATTGTTGTCTTCCTCAGGAAACCGTGTTTTTACTGTTGTATAAACTGGTACACCAAAAGAGTTTGACACGTGTGTGCTAAATGAAATAGAGAAGGGCAAGATTGTTTTGTATAAAGCATGCTATTATTTTCAAGCAAGGGGACAAATCCCATCTGTAGCACTTTCAACAGCTGAGCTATTTCTAGAAAAAGTGAGCAAATAGGTTAAGGAAAAGCTACATGTGTGTGTACAACTATAGCGTGTTTCAAAGAGATGATTGCCTTTCATTGGCATGGAACCTTAGTCAATGCTGTAGCGTTGTTTTTGTCACCGGTGGGATGTGATTGCTTTTAAAGGCACAGGGCAAAATATGGTGGATTTTACTTCCtgtatttaatgtaaaatagaAGCCATTTTCCCTGTAGCAAAATAACATCCTATGACTAGGTGGCTTCTGTTAGTTGCTAATTGCTACAGAAGTTATGCTAGAAAGGGTGACCATTTGAGGGCGATGAATGGTTTAACTATTGCTTGAAATGTTACATAATAGGGGTGGGTTTTGGCTGCCACAAAAGGAATTGAATTTGCATGGTACTTCATATTCACTCAAGTTTGAGTAcactactgtatgtatgtgaatgtacagctgtataatgttttattaagaactatttctattttctgtgtGAGTTCACTGCTAACATCAGCCTCACTGCCTATTCACTTTTGGGGGATAGGTGATATACTTAAGGCAGGGTCTGGTAAATACAGGTACAACCCAACAAGTAATGATTGGATACCGGCCATTGCAGTGGTACTGTACCttgtcaatataccacaaacccctgccTTATTACTGTTATAATGCTtattaccaatgcaattagaacagtaaaaataCATTCGTTCTCGTACCCGTTGTAAATTATCTTCTGTACTATGGCCTTTAGCCAATCAGGATTAAGCGTTTGAACCAGTTTATAAAGTCTTCGCCTATCTCCATCTGTGGCCACCAGTGAAGactttacatttgtaaataagaaacctacagtgtatataaagtctacacacccctgttaaaatgccaggttcttggcatgtaaaagaatgagacaaagatgaatcatgtcagaactttttccacctttaatgtgacctgttaTGTGAacaatcaaaaggtgcttcaacaaagtattaatttaatggtgtgcacacttatgcaaccaggttattgtaaggtttttattttaaatttttccaccttgaagatttcattttgtttttcaattgaattgttcacattataggtcccattaaaagtgaaaaaagttctgatgtGATTTCTCtgtctaattcttttacatcacaaaaacctggctttgtaacaggggtgtgtagaaattttatatccactgtatatggtaCTAGAAACCATGCTGTTATAGGTATGTTgtcaaaaaaatgatttttaggtAAACATGCTAATTTATCAACATATTTAAGATGTTTGGTGAtgatgattttgtttttttatatacagtaggcATGTTGAGATTCCAACTAAATCATTCAAAAAAAAGACATTCAAGCTCAAGCAGACATGCACTGTGATTTTCAAATTGTACTGTTCAACTTTGTTTCTAAAAATGACTATTTTGTACAGTATGAGCATATGTTGTGTCTGAAATTCCACATGCTAAGCCTGTTAATATAGCTGTGACGTTGCTATATCTTTCCAAATcctttgtttaaattaaatggtTGTGTGCATGAAATGAGTGACTATTATAAATACTTCATATAGTATGTGATGTAGACACATTTGTCTTCAATTTGCGGCATTTCTAACACTATTGCACGCTGTCATGTTCATTTTGCATCGAATAGGTTCAAAGTTATCTCTGTCCATTCATTTTACTTCAAATTTATGTAGAAaatgattttaaaaataaactagCAGAACTGTACAACCATGTCTTCCACAGTTTGAAGGTGGTATATAGTGGAAggtgaaatataaaaacataaaatgtttgctgTGCATAACTCATTCAAAAAGAACAAAGTCTAGTTGAACATGTATTCAgtagatatacactcacctaaagaattattaggaacaccatactaatactccCTTtcgtttgaccccctttcgccttcagaactgccttaattctacgtagcattgattcaacaaggtgctgaaagcattctttagaaatgttggcccatattgataggatagcatcttgcagttgatggtgatttgtgggatgcacatccagggcatgaagctcccattccacctcctcccaaagatgctctattgggttgagatctggtgactgtgggggccatttcagtacagtgaactcattgtcatgttcaagaaaccaatttaaaatgattcaagctttgtaacatggtgcattatccttgtggaagtagccatcagaggatgatgaaaacaatgctcaggtaggccgtggcatttaaacgatgcccaattggcactaaggggcctaaagtgtgccaagaaaacatcccccacaccattacaccaccaccaccagcctgcacagtggtaacaaggcatgatggatccatgttctcattctgtttatgccaaattctgactctaccatctgaatgtctcaacagaaatcgagactcatcagaccaggcaacattcttccagtcttcaactgtccaatttttgtgagcttgtgcaaattgtagcctctatTTCCTAtttgatgagtggtacccggtggggtcttctgctgttgtagcccatccgcctcaaggttgtgcgtgttgtggcttcacgaattctttgctgcatacctcggttgtaacgactggttgtttcagtcaaagttgctcttctatcagcttgaatcagtcgaccctttctcctctgacctctagcatcaacaaggtattttcgcccacatgactgctgcatactggatgtttttccctttacacaccattctttgtaaaccctagaaatggttgtgcgtgaaaatcccagtaactgagcagattgtgaaatactcagaccggcccgtctggcaccaacaaccatgccccACTcacaattgcttaaatcacctttctttcccattctgacattcagtttggagttcaggaggttgtcttgaccaggaccacacccctaaatgcattgaagcaactgccgagtgattggttgattagataattgcattaatgagaaattgaacaggtgttcctaataatcctttaggtgagtgtatgttatgAACATGTCCATTCTGTTAGTCAGCTTAACATATTGGACTGAGTTGACTAGTTCAGTGTCGgagtgtatgcttgttatgtttagattgCAAAAGACCATCTGTTGATCTGCACACAGGAAGTCATGTTCATTCAAAGCACAACAGTAAATAGCCAATGGGCTAATGTTTATTCAgtttgggatgtctataaaggtgaggacacccggaagtttctttgagattgagttagATGAGAATGAGGTTGCATAAGGAAGACCGGCTCCATAACCTCATGAACAcgactatctaatgctgcaataaatgattgaattactctctcccttgacaaccgagTATGCGattcattatttcaaacacTATAAACGTCTGATTTCAAACATCAGttacaatggccctcatttatcattcttgcgtagaaacgggcgtatatgttggcgtaagattttgcttacactactctcaccgcctgatttatgaatctgtgcgtacctttaaaatccaggtgtacgcaatacctgcccttgataaatgccgcggctgaaaacgatcgtcattagaataacacgcccctatatattcaagtctccgcttcccccacgccctcattttacgccatggacacacggaagacggcaaaaaagagaaacttctctgacgtggagattgagacgatcaccagggagaaagaaataaaattgttttatttggcagtttaaaaagcggaataaaagatgatgtgatgtggagtaccattcattcacattaataattgcatgacaatttgtaatattcgtcttattatttcatgatatttattaatgacgtttattgttatttagaagaagaatgtcgttat encodes:
- the bpnt2 gene encoding inositol monophosphatase 3 isoform X3, with the protein product MAPMGIRLSPLGVAVFCLLGIGVIYHLYAGVISSRIAAFTQKKTVSLRDLLALSVEAAVQGGQEVKRVREDNKLEEKTKGKTKEGASEKLTQGDLNSHRKMYYLIKNTYPYLQVNSEEHDETNNEQGVWNREIPAEILRRVEGSREVPADSITVWIDPLDATQEYTENLLKYVTTMVCVAVNGKPVIGVIHKPFTGITAWALVGEASNMKPHATYNMNSPKVIVSRSHAGKVKGFVEEAFGNSTIILPAGGAGYKVLALLDPIDEETEKADMYIHVTFIKKWDICAGNAMLSALGGHMTTLKGGSV
- the bpnt2 gene encoding inositol monophosphatase 3 isoform X2 translates to MAPMGIRLSPLGVAVFCLLGIGVIYHLYAGVISSRIAAFTQKKTVSLRDLLALSVEAAVQGGQEVKRVREDNKLEEKTKGKTKEGASEKLTQGDLNSHRKMYYLIKNTYPYLQVNSEEHDETNNEQGVWNREIPAEILRRVEGSREVPADSITVWIDPLDATQEYTENLLKYVTTMVCVAVNGKPVIGVIHKPFTGITAWALVGEASNMKPHATYNMNSPKVIVSRSHAGKVKGFVEEAFGNSTIILPAGGAGYKVLALLDPIDEETEKADMYIHVTFIKKWDICAGNAMLSALGGHMTTLKGCSS
- the bpnt2 gene encoding inositol monophosphatase 3 isoform X1, encoding MAPMGIRLSPLGVAVFCLLGIGVIYHLYAGVISSRIAAFTQKKTVSLRDLLALSVEAAVQGGQEVKRVREDNKLEEKTKGKTKEGASEKLTQGDLNSHRKMYYLIKNTYPYLQVNSEEHDETNNEQGVWNREIPAEILRRVEGSREVPADSITVWIDPLDATQEYTENLLKYVTTMVCVAVNGKPVIGVIHKPFTGITAWALVGEASNMKPHATYNMNSPKVIVSRSHAGKVKGFVEEAFGNSTIILPAGGAGYKVLALLDPIDEETEKADMYIHVTFIKKWDICAGNAMLSALGGHMTTLKGEQIDYSGDFGNKGGLLASIKLDHQALVAKLPAWDSADKH